In Sphaeramia orbicularis chromosome 12, fSphaOr1.1, whole genome shotgun sequence, the following proteins share a genomic window:
- the s1pr3b gene encoding sphingosine 1-phosphate receptor 3: MINPRIFLHYNFTGKLDHRPSNGTSRGTVDTKTIVFLIICSFIVLENLTVLVAIWRNHRFHNRMYYFIGNLALCDLLAGVAYLVNLLLSGEKTLQLSPALWFVREGSMFVALGASVFSLLAIAIERHLTMIKMRPYDANKNYRVFLLIGACWMIAITLGALPIMGWNCLDNLPDCSTVLPLYTKKYVAFCITVFMLLLLAMSILYARIYILVKSSSRKVSKHSNSEHAMSLLRTVIIVVGVFIACWTPIFVLLLVDVACVERQRCPILYKADWFIALAVVNSAMNPIIYTLASREMRRAFLGLVCGVCYRTKASVNGSGARPSLEPSRSRSKSWSSQNNPNQNQNQNQQAGSRATDLEKEQEVHRAPSQVSVVAGGAGQEGQK; encoded by the coding sequence ATGATCAACCCTCGGATCTTCCTCCACTATAACTTCACTGGGAAGCTGGACCACCGTCCCAGCAATGGCACGAGCCGCGGCACCGTGGACACCAAAACCATCGTGTTCCTAATCATATGCAGCTTCATCGTCCTGGAGAACCTCACTGTGCTGGTAGCCATCTGGAGGAACCACCGCTTCCACAACCGCATGTACTACTTCATAGGGAACCTGGCGCTGTGTGACCTGCTGGCTGGGGTGGCCTACCTGGTCAACCTGCTCCTGTCGGGGGAGAAGACCCTGCAGCTGTCCCCCGCTCTGTGGTTCGTCCGTGAGGGCAGCATGTTCGTGGCCCTGGGCGCTTCTGTCTTCAGTCTCCTGGCTATCGCTATAGAAAGACACCTGACCATGATCAAAATGAGGCCTTATGACGCCAACAAGAACTACAGAGTGTTCCTGCTCATAGGGGCCTGCTGGATGATCGCAATAACCCTTGGAGCTTTACCTATTATGGGCTGGAACTGTCTGGACAACCTACCTGACTGCTCCACCGTCCTCCCCCTCTACACTAAGAAGTATGTCGCCTTCTGTATAACTGTGTTCATGCTTTTGCTCTTGGCCATGTCCATCCTCTACGCACGCATCTACATCCTGGTTAAGTCCAGCAGCCGAAAGGTGAGCAAGCACAGCAACTCGGAGCACGCCATGTCCCTGCTGCGCACCGTCATCATCGTGGTGGGGGTCTTCATCGCCTGCTGGACGCCCATCTTCGTCCTCCTGCTGGTGGACGTGGCGTGTGTGGAACGCCAGCGCTGCCCCATCCTCTACAAGGCGGACTGGTTCATCGCATTAGCCGTGGTCAACTCAGCCATGAACCCCATCATTTACACCCTGGCCAGCCGGGAGATGAGGCGGGCCTTCTTGGGTCTGGTGTGCGGGGTCTGCTACAGGACCAAGGCCTCTGTGAACGGCAGCGGGGCCAGGCCTTCTCTGGAGCCCAGTCGCAGCCGGAGCAAGTCCTGGAGCAGCCAGAACAaccccaaccagaaccagaaccagaaccagcaggcCGGGTCCAGAGCGACGGATCTAGAGAAGGAGCAGGAGGTCCACAGAGCCCCCAGTCAGGTGTCAGTGGTGGCAGGAGGGGCCGGGCAGGAAGGACAGAAGTAG